In Patescibacteria group bacterium, the sequence ACCAACCGTGACCAATGTTTCAATTCCTGCTTCAGCGACTTTAAATCCAATCTCCCGATGCGCCGCAGCAGATCTTTCGCCTAATTCCAGCATATCGCCCAAAACTGCAATTTTTCTTCTGCCTTCTGGCAGGTCAATTATTTTCATGACTTCCAAAGCGGCTTTGGCTGCGTGCGGCGAGGAATTATAAGTATCATCAATAATTAAAGTATATTTTATGCCCGCAATTAAATTCATCCTGCCTTTAGGCGGCCGATATTGGCGCAAACTTTCAGATATGTCAACTAAATTCATTTTATAAGCCAGACCAGCCGCAATCGCAGCCAAAGCCGCATAGACCTGCTGTTTGCCAAAGGAATGAGGCAAAAAAACCGGCACGGTTGAGCCGCTATAAGCCACTTTAAAACTAGTGCCCCAGATTTTGCATTCCCATTGATATTGGGTTTCACAAAAATCCTGTTCCAGCCCGCTAAATAATAATTCACCTGCTTTGATATCTGCAATCTCATTAAATCCATAAGATAAAACTCTGGATTTTAATTTATCCTTGATGCTCATGACATTTTCATCATCAGCATTGATAATTGCAATTTCTTCCTTATTTAAAGCCGTCACAATTTTTTCTTTTTCTTTTAAAACTCCTTTTAAGTCTTTGAAAGCATGCAAATGGGTTTCTGCCACAGCTGTAAATACTCCAATTTTAGGATGAGCCAAATTTATCAGGTATTCAATATCTCCCAGTTTATCAGCGCCCATTTCTAAAACTAATATCTGAGGGTAATTTGGATCCTTATAAATTAAGAGTTTAAAAATTTTATAAAAAACCTTTGACCATTTCCAAATAGAACGTCCGCCAGTTTCAGCGCCAATAATAGTCAGTGGCAAGCCAAGTTCATTATTATAACTTTTAATGTTTTGCCTGACGTTATAAGCAACAGACAAAACTGTATAAATAGCTTCTTTGGCCGAAGTTTTACCCACACTGCCTGTAATACCTATGATTTCCGGCTGGTATTTTTTTATAATTTTTTTGGCGAAAAATGCTAAAATTTCTTGTAATAATTTAATCATAGTTTTATATATAATTCCGAATTCCGAAAGCTGAATTATAAAATTGTTAAAATAATTTCGGCATTCGGCCGTCGCCGACTGAAGTCGGCTATGGCCGACGAAGGTCGACATTCAGGATTAAAAATCGTATTCCTTAAAACTTATCATAAAATAAGCCAGAAGCAAAATCATTGCCTCAAAGCTTATCCGGCACCACATGATAATAATCCAAAATAAACTTTGATAAGCGGGAAAAAAGAGGCGCTGTTGTAGTAGCGGCATAAGTTCCCTTCTTCGGATTTTCAAATTTAATGATCATCACAAAGGCCGGATCCTTAATCGGCGCAAAACCAATGAATGAATGGTTTGTGCGGTTAGAATAGGCTCCGCCTTCGGCAATCTGGGCAGTGCCGGTTTTGCCTGCAATATAGTAACCGGGCACTTTAGCCATTGTACCCTCGCCTTTTTCCACGACATTAACCAGCATGCCTGTAAGTAAAGTAGCGGTCTTGGAACTAATAACCTGTTTTGGCGCTGGCTGTTCTGTTTTGATAATTGTCCCATCAAATTTTTTGATTTCCTGCACAATATAAGGACTGACCATTTTCCCGCCATTGGCAATCGCACTGTAAGCCTGGACCATTTGCAAAGACGTGGCCGTGATACCCTGTCCAAATGAAGCCGTGGCAGTAAAAATTTCACCCTTCTTATTCAATGAATCTATATTGCCGGCTGCTTCTGATTTTAATTGAATCCCTGTTTTTTCACCAAAACCAAATTTTTCCACATAACTTTTAAAATCTTTTCTGTCCATTTGCCTGACCACAAAAATCGTACCAGTATTTAACGAGTGCTGTAAAACTTCAGACATCGTATTTTTGCCATGAGCTAAATGATCATAATTTCTAATGGTAAAATCATCAATTTTTTCAAAACCTTCGTCAATATAAGTTGTGTCTGGCGTAATTACACCCAGATCCAAACCAGCAGCCATGGTAATGGCTTTAAAAATTGAGCCGGGTTCATACGCTTCATAAACAGCTCTATTATTGTAGGCGCTTGCATCCTCAACCTTGCCATAATCATTGGGATCAAAATCAGGATATGAACACATAGCAATGATTGCGCCTGTCTTAGGATTCATCACAATAGCTGAACCGCTGTCTGCGCCAATTACCTTGGCATGTTCATCAAGCTGGGAACAAACCTCAAATTGCACTGTTTTATCCAAGGTTAAAACAATATCTGAACCGTCAACTGCTCTGACAAACTTTTGTTCAGCCACGGAAATTAAACTGCCTGAAATATCTTTTTCTGACTGAATCTCTCCCTGGGCGCCTGCTAGCTCTTTATCAAAATAACCTTCAATGCCATACTGACCCTTTTTTTCATTATTCTGGTCAAAGCCGACAAAACCAGTGACATTGGCGCCAATATTTTTTTCTGGATAATACCGATAGGTTTCTTTAGAAAGTTTTATGCCGGCAAGATTTAAATTTTTGATTGTTTCGGCCAGACTATCATCAACTTTATGCTTCAGCGGTTCATAAACATCATCTGGCTTGCTTAATTTTGCGGCCAAATCTTCCTCTTTCAGCTCTAAAAGCGGCGCTAAAATCTTGGCTGCTTCCTGCGGCGATTTAGTTAAATATTTTGGCTGGGCATAGACCAAGTTATAATCTTTATTTAAAGCCAGAGGATAAAAACTCTCCTGGTTGGTCAAGGCGGATAATTCTTTGTCTTCCAGATAGATAGACCCTCTGTCAGGAAATAGCTTTTGATATATATCGTGCTGGTCAGACGCTAAGGCAGCATAAAAATCAAATTTTAACACCTGGAAATCAAACAATTTCCCTATGATTATAAGACCCAGGGCAAAAATTAGGTAAACCAGAAATTTTATTCTAATTTCAAAACTCTTGCCTTGAGCATATTTATTTTTTGGTTTAAATAAAGTCATCTCCTATAATTTTATCAGAAATTAACAAAATAAAAAACAGGGCACAAGACCCTGTTTTTTATGGTCTATATTTATTTTTCAATCTCTTTATTTTTAAAACTTTCAAATGCCCTTAAAACTTCCAATGGAATAGCAAAAACCACGGTATTTGAATCGTCAGAAGAAATGTCATTGATGGAATTTAAGGTTCTCAAATGCAAAGCGCCTGGACTTTTGGATAAGATCTGGCCTGCTTTGGCTAGATTTTCAGCCGCGATTACCTCGCCTTCTGAATTAATAATTACTGCCCGCTTTTCACGTTCAGCTTCTGCCTGCTTGGCCATTGTTCTCTTCATAGTTTCTGGCAAAACAATATCTTTCAAGTCAACGGAATCAACGCTAATGCCCCATTGTTCAGTAATGCCATCAACAATGCTTTTAATTTTCTGTGAGACCTGTTCTCTTTGAGATAATAATTCATCCAAGGTAACTTCACCGACCACATTTCTCATTGTGGTCTGAGCTAATTGGGAAACAGCATAATAAAAATTTTCCACTTCAATCACTGCTTTATTAGCCGCCACCACCCGATAATAAATGACTGCATTGATCTGGCAGGAAACATTATCTTTGGTAATTGCTTCCTGGTTTGGCACATCAACTGCTTTCAAGCGCATATCGACTTTTTTCATCATTTGAAAAATCGGAATAATCAAGCGCCAGCCCGGATTACACGTGCTAGCGTATCTGCCCATCGTGAATTTTACCCCCCGTTCATACTGATTGACCTGTCGTAAAAAACTCAAAATTACAATTACCAGAGCAATCAAAAGCCATAGATAAGCCATAATTTTATATAATTATTTAATAAGCAAGACCAATAATATTATAATGACAAAACCCAAAAATAAAGTCAAAAGCGTAGTTAGCAGGCACATAATTGCCTCTGAAAATCTTTTTTGCATAGCCAAATAAAGCGGATAGCCTAAAACTAAAAATCCAGAAACAGCAGCGCTAAAAACAAATAGGAGCAGAAAAAAGAAAAAACCAAATAAAGCCGGGGGCGTGGGCAAAAAATTTTCCAAATTGGAAAAAAGCAACGCCACTAAAAGAACATAAATAATTTCAGCCACACCTCCGCCAATCCCATATTTATAAATTACTTTTTTGTCCATTTGTTTAGAGAAAAACATACTTATGAAATTAAAAATTAAAAATGCAAAATGCAAAATTACAATTCAAAATCAAAAATTTTAAATTTTATGCTTTAATTTTGAACTTTAAACTTTAAATTTTAAATTTATCCAAATTGCGCTGTCTCAATTGTCACCCAATTATCTGCTAATTCATCCCATTTATACGCCTTAAGAGTGCGCACTTTTTCTGTTTCTGAAGTAATATAATCAACTTTTGCGCTTGTCCCCATGCGTTTGGAATAATGAGTTTTTTTGCCAATTACCAATGGCTTAATCACGAATTCTAACTTCAGCTTGCCTAAAGACCCATTAAAGATTAATTCTTCTCTGGTGCCTTCGCCTTGTTCTCCAGACAATTCATAAACTTGATTCTCAAGCACTTCAAAATTTTTCTTGGCCATTTCTTTTATTTCTTCCCATTTTTCATCAGTCATAAGTTTAGAATTAAGAATAAAGTATTAAGCATTAAGAAAATCTCACACTTAATACTTAATGCTTACTACTTAGTACTTTTTAGAGAAAACACAGCCACAATAATCCTGTTTATAAAGTCCTAATTTCTTGGCCAGCCAGTCGGAAATCTGCACGCCATTTTTTCTTTTAAAATCCTGATCCCAAAATTTTACTTTATATTTGGCCTCGGCTTTGCGGCCGGCATTCAAAACCTGCAAAGAATTTTTTTGCCGACCCATGGTCAAAGTGGTTGAAAACCAGTCAAAGTCGTTAGCTCTGGCAAATTCAGCCGCATTGTTCAGACGATAAATAAAACACAAATCGCATCTATTTCCCCGTTCAGACTCGCTTTCAAACCCTTTAATGAAATTCAGCCAGTTCTGCGGCTTATATGCTTCTTCAAAATAGGCGATCCTCAAACTTTGGCAAAACTTTTTAATTTCAGATTGCCTTTGCCAATATTCTTCTTCCGGGAAGATATTAGGATTAAAAAAATAAACCATTAAATCAAACTTGTCCAAAAGCTGGTTAATCACATAAATACTGCATGGGGCGCAACAAACATGCAAAAGCAATTTTTCCCTGTCAAATTTCATATCTCAGATCTGAGCATTCAGAATTAACTTTTAAACAGCCAGTTTGTAACCCAAGAAACTAGCCACATTATCAATGCTCCCCAAAAAGCAGCAGTGAAATCAGCGACTGAAAAGCCTTTGACAATCGTGCTGGCAAACCAAAATAAAAAGGCATTGATTATCAAGGTGAATAAGCCCAAAGTCAAAACATTTACTGGCAAGGTCAAAAGAATTAAAATTGGCCTTAATAAGGCATTAACAATACCCAGGATTAAAGCAGCAATCAAAGCGGCGTAAAACCCAGAAACGCTCACGCCAGGCACATAATAGGCAATGCCTAAAATTGCCAAAGCATTGATTAACCAACGTAAAAGGAGGTACATAAGCTTAAATTTAAGATTTAAGATTAAATATTTAACTGTCTAAAGTTTAACAAAAATTGGCAAAAAAATAAAGCGTCTCACAGACGCTTATTATTTTTAAACTCGGATTTTTAATTCATCTTTCAAAAAGAGTATTGCGCTTACTAAGTTATCACTTAAAGTGTTAACTTCCTTTGCTAAACGATTGTCTTTTGATTGCAAAGGTAACGCCATTTTCAATAAGAAAGCAGCGGCTTCCCTGGCAAATAGCTTTTCACCATAGACAATCGTACTGTTTTCTGGTACAAAGCAAGGGATATAATCAGAATCATTTGCGAACTTCAATTTCACTTCATTACCTGGCAGATTAAATTCTCCTTTTTCAGTTTCGATTTTGACCAAAGTTGCAAATCCAGATTCAAATCCCTCAAGCTCAATGCTTATAATTTTTAGCATTATTCACCTCCTTATTTGTTGTCATAAAATTATAACATCTTCTGCTTTGAGTCAAGGTCCCAGATATATCCTGTCTTTTAATTTTTCCGGCAAGTAATCCTGTTTAGCGTCTTCTGGATTATTATAATTTGGGGTATATTTATAATCTTTGCCATAATTCAAATCTTTCATTAATTTTGTGGGCGCATTGCGTAAATGCAATGGCACTGGTTCATTGGGTAAATTTTTAATGTCTGCTTTAACCTGACCTAAGCCAATGTAAAGAGAATTATCTTTTGGCGCCTTTGCCAGATAAGCTACGGCTTGGGCCAAAATAACATCGCATTCTGGATAACCCAAATAATGGCAAGCAGTATAGGTTGAAACCGCCTGAACCAAAGCTTGCGGGTCTGCCAGGCCAATATCTTCTGAGGCAAATCTTATTAAGCGCCTGGCGATATAAAGCGGATCTTCACCTGATTCAATCATTCTACCTAACCAATATAAAGATGCATTGGCATCAGAACCGCGCAGACTTTTATGTAAAGCAGAAATAATATTATAATGCTGTTCTCCGGCTTTGTCATATAAATAACTTTTTTGCAAGGCCTGCTCAATTATTTTTTTGTCCAAGGTTATTAAACCATTTTTATCTGGCTTGATTGAATTAACTGAAAATTCTAAAGCATTTAAGGCTGTCCTGGCATCACCATTGGCCATTTGGGTTAAAAAGTCCAATACCTCATCGCTTAACTGAACACTAAAATTACCCAGGCCTTTTTCTTTATCTGCTAAGGCTCCTGATATTATTTTTTTTAATTCAGACTGTTCCAGCAAATTTAAAACAAAAACCCGGCAACGAGAGAGCAAAGCTGAATTAACTTCAAATGAAGGATTTTCAGTAGTGGCGCCAATTAAAGTCACAATGCCTTTTTCCACATAAGGCAAAAGCGCGTCTTGTTGGGCTTTATTCCAGCGATGAATTTCATCAATAAATAAAATGGTTTTCTGGTCTCTGAATTTTTTCCTTTCAATCGCTGCTTTAATTGTTTCACGCAATTCTTTGACTCCGCTTGTCACAGCTGAAAATGGCACAAAAACTGCCTGGGTTTTTTGGGCAATTATTTTAGCCAAAGTCGTTTTACCAGTCCCTGGCGGACCCCAAAAAAGTATGGAAGGCAGATTATCGTTTTCAATTGCCTGGCGCAATAAAGTTTTAATGCCCACAATATGTTCTTGACCGACAAATTCCTCAAAACTCAAAGGCCGCATCCTGTCAGCCAAGGGTGCATTTGTGTTTAAGTTTTTATCAAATAAATCCATATGGTTACTAATATACGAATATTTTACTAATTATACTAATTGGAATTGGATGAAATATTAGTATCATTAACCTGCCTGCCGGCAGGCAGGTATCGGATTAGTAAATTAGTTTCATTAATAAGTATCCTTATCTTACCAAAAATCCGTAAAAAATAAAAATGACGCGTCGCAATGTGCATTTTATATCACTTCGCAACGCGCCAAAGGGTGTGTGGGCTTAGTCATGTAAATATCCCCAAATCTTGGAGATTATTGCCCGGCCGAATTTAAAGCCACAACCGCAACATCCGGTGGACCATGTCCCGAGATAATAGTTTCCGCACCAGGGGCACTTTCTTTCTACCATGATTGTTCTCCTTTAACTAAATTTTGGAGAAATTCTCCAATTAGACATAACACCATATATTTAAACTTTTGTCAATAGTTAAATTTAATTTAAACTAAAAAAATGGCTAAAATTAGCCACATAGCAGACATAAGAAATAAGTAATATGAAATACGGTAATGGAAAAATTAAAATTTTTTATAAATTACCAATCCCTATTACATATTACCTATTACGTTTTACAAAACTAATTAAATTTAGGATTTAAGCCACTTCATCAACATATCCAGTTCCCAAGAATTAATCACATCTCCTTTTATTGCCCATCCCCTGCGCGCCGTGGCAATCCCATATTTAATTAAATCCATGTGCTCCAAAGCATGAGCATCAGAATCAATGCAAAATTTACAGCCATATGCCAAGGCGTCTTTAATCAAAGTATCTTTCAAATCCAACCGCTCGGGAAAAGAATTAATTTCCAGAGCTACTTTATATTTAGCGCAGGCCTTAAATATTTCTGTCCAATCAACATTATAGGCCTGCCTTTGTCCGATTAAACGTCCTGAGGGATGGCCCAAAATTTTTATGCCGCTTTTAATGCCAGCGATTATTCTCTTGGTCATTATTGCCTCATCCTGATTAAAAGCAGAATGCACAGAGCCAATACTATAATCTAGTTTTTTTATAGTGGCTGAACTTAAATCCAATTTGCCAGAAGCAGTGATATTTATTTCTGCGCCAGCTAGTAATTTTATGTTCTTAAACTTTTTATTTACTTTCTGAATCTCAGCTTTGTGTTTTAAAATTTCTTTGTCTGAAAGCCCTGAAGCTACGCCCAGGCCAACAGTGTGGTCAGAAATGCCCAAATATTTATATTTTTTACTAATGGCTTTTTGCGCTAATTCAGCAATAGTATTTGTGCCATCACTGGTTTTAGTATGGCAATGCAAATCGCCCAGCAAATCATTATAGCTAATTATCTTAGGAAGTTTGTGGGCTAAGGCCATTTCTATTTCTCCCCTATCCTCGCGCAGTTCTGGTTCAATATACTGCATGCCCAAAAATTCATAGAATTTTTTCTCATCAGCAAAATGATATAATTTGCCTTTTTTCTCAATGCCATATTCTGAAAGTTTTAATTTATGTTCAACTGCCCAGGTGCGTAAGCGCACATTGTGCTCTTTGGAACCAGTAAAATGCTGAAGCAATGAGCCATAATCCTGCTCTGGCAAAATCTCCAGATCAATTCTGACATTCTTCTTGTGAGTAATGGAAATCTTAGTATCTCCTTTGGACAAAATATTTTTGATGAAGGATGCTTTGGCAAAATATTCAATCAAATTTTTCGGATGCGGAGTTGCCACTACAATATCAATATCGCCAATTGTTTCTTTCATGCGGCGCAAAGAACCAACTGCATTGCATTTTTTCACTTCTTTAAACTTTTTAATATATGATAAGACTTCATCAGCAATCGGCCCAGCAGTAGTTAAAACCATACGGTTTCTCTCTTTGGTTCTAATGCCGAATTGCTTAATGCCCCTTAAAATGTTCTGTTCTGCCTGTTCTTTAAAATGCGGCAATTTATGGATTTTGCCAGCCATGGCAGCTTTTTGCAATTTTACGATGCTATCAATATGCAATTTTTTATACAAAGCCAAGGCAGTTTTGGGGCCTACGCCAGGCACCTCAGTCAGAACCAACATTTTCTCGGGAAAAGACCTAGTTAAATCCTTATAATATTTCATCTTGCCTGTTTTAATCAGTTCTTCAAGCTTTTCCGCAATGCTAATTCCAACGCCAGGCACTTCTTCCAGA encodes:
- the murF gene encoding UDP-N-acetylmuramoyl-tripeptide--D-alanyl-D-alanine ligase, with amino-acid sequence MIKLLQEILAFFAKKIIKKYQPEIIGITGSVGKTSAKEAIYTVLSVAYNVRQNIKSYNNELGLPLTIIGAETGGRSIWKWSKVFYKIFKLLIYKDPNYPQILVLEMGADKLGDIEYLINLAHPKIGVFTAVAETHLHAFKDLKGVLKEKEKIVTALNKEEIAIINADDENVMSIKDKLKSRVLSYGFNEIADIKAGELLFSGLEQDFCETQYQWECKIWGTSFKVAYSGSTVPVFLPHSFGKQQVYAALAAIAAGLAYKMNLVDISESLRQYRPPKGRMNLIAGIKYTLIIDDTYNSSPHAAKAALEVMKIIDLPEGRRKIAVLGDMLELGERSAAAHREIGFKVAEAGIETLVTVGKESEETAIAAKEAGLRESQVVSFTDSVKAGIFVQNLIQPGDLILVKGSQGTRMENIVKEIMAEPQKAKELLVRQTGEWLNK
- a CDS encoding penicillin-binding protein 2 — protein: MTLFKPKNKYAQGKSFEIRIKFLVYLIFALGLIIIGKLFDFQVLKFDFYAALASDQHDIYQKLFPDRGSIYLEDKELSALTNQESFYPLALNKDYNLVYAQPKYLTKSPQEAAKILAPLLELKEEDLAAKLSKPDDVYEPLKHKVDDSLAETIKNLNLAGIKLSKETYRYYPEKNIGANVTGFVGFDQNNEKKGQYGIEGYFDKELAGAQGEIQSEKDISGSLISVAEQKFVRAVDGSDIVLTLDKTVQFEVCSQLDEHAKVIGADSGSAIVMNPKTGAIIAMCSYPDFDPNDYGKVEDASAYNNRAVYEAYEPGSIFKAITMAAGLDLGVITPDTTYIDEGFEKIDDFTIRNYDHLAHGKNTMSEVLQHSLNTGTIFVVRQMDRKDFKSYVEKFGFGEKTGIQLKSEAAGNIDSLNKKGEIFTATASFGQGITATSLQMVQAYSAIANGGKMVSPYIVQEIKKFDGTIIKTEQPAPKQVISSKTATLLTGMLVNVVEKGEGTMAKVPGYYIAGKTGTAQIAEGGAYSNRTNHSFIGFAPIKDPAFVMIIKFENPKKGTYAATTTAPLFSRLSKFILDYYHVVPDKL
- a CDS encoding slipin family protein, with translation MAYLWLLIALVIVILSFLRQVNQYERGVKFTMGRYASTCNPGWRLIIPIFQMMKKVDMRLKAVDVPNQEAITKDNVSCQINAVIYYRVVAANKAVIEVENFYYAVSQLAQTTMRNVVGEVTLDELLSQREQVSQKIKSIVDGITEQWGISVDSVDLKDIVLPETMKRTMAKQAEAEREKRAVIINSEGEVIAAENLAKAGQILSKSPGALHLRTLNSINDISSDDSNTVVFAIPLEVLRAFESFKNKEIEK
- a CDS encoding epoxyqueuosine reductase QueH, which translates into the protein MKFDREKLLLHVCCAPCSIYVINQLLDKFDLMVYFFNPNIFPEEEYWQRQSEIKKFCQSLRIAYFEEAYKPQNWLNFIKGFESESERGNRCDLCFIYRLNNAAEFARANDFDWFSTTLTMGRQKNSLQVLNAGRKAEAKYKVKFWDQDFKRKNGVQISDWLAKKLGLYKQDYCGCVFSKKY
- a CDS encoding phage holin family protein gives rise to the protein MYLLLRWLINALAILGIAYYVPGVSVSGFYAALIAALILGIVNALLRPILILLTLPVNVLTLGLFTLIINAFLFWFASTIVKGFSVADFTAAFWGALIMWLVSWVTNWLFKS
- a CDS encoding replication-associated recombination protein A — translated: MDLFDKNLNTNAPLADRMRPLSFEEFVGQEHIVGIKTLLRQAIENDNLPSILFWGPPGTGKTTLAKIIAQKTQAVFVPFSAVTSGVKELRETIKAAIERKKFRDQKTILFIDEIHRWNKAQQDALLPYVEKGIVTLIGATTENPSFEVNSALLSRCRVFVLNLLEQSELKKIISGALADKEKGLGNFSVQLSDEVLDFLTQMANGDARTALNALEFSVNSIKPDKNGLITLDKKIIEQALQKSYLYDKAGEQHYNIISALHKSLRGSDANASLYWLGRMIESGEDPLYIARRLIRFASEDIGLADPQALVQAVSTYTACHYLGYPECDVILAQAVAYLAKAPKDNSLYIGLGQVKADIKNLPNEPVPLHLRNAPTKLMKDLNYGKDYKYTPNYNNPEDAKQDYLPEKLKDRIYLGP
- the polX gene encoding DNA polymerase/3'-5' exonuclease PolX, yielding MTNLEIAKILSNISTILEIKGESKFRVIAYSRAAEVIANLTKDIEDIYKEGGIKALEEVPGVGISIAEKLEELIKTGKMKYYKDLTRSFPEKMLVLTEVPGVGPKTALALYKKLHIDSIVKLQKAAMAGKIHKLPHFKEQAEQNILRGIKQFGIRTKERNRMVLTTAGPIADEVLSYIKKFKEVKKCNAVGSLRRMKETIGDIDIVVATPHPKNLIEYFAKASFIKNILSKGDTKISITHKKNVRIDLEILPEQDYGSLLQHFTGSKEHNVRLRTWAVEHKLKLSEYGIEKKGKLYHFADEKKFYEFLGMQYIEPELREDRGEIEMALAHKLPKIISYNDLLGDLHCHTKTSDGTNTIAELAQKAISKKYKYLGISDHTVGLGVASGLSDKEILKHKAEIQKVNKKFKNIKLLAGAEINITASGKLDLSSATIKKLDYSIGSVHSAFNQDEAIMTKRIIAGIKSGIKILGHPSGRLIGQRQAYNVDWTEIFKACAKYKVALEINSFPERLDLKDTLIKDALAYGCKFCIDSDAHALEHMDLIKYGIATARRGWAIKGDVINSWELDMLMKWLKS